The following are encoded together in the Oceanobacillus zhaokaii genome:
- the ribE gene encoding 6,7-dimethyl-8-ribityllumazine synthase produces the protein MGNVFVGNVVGTDLKVGIVVARFNEFITNKLLDGAIDTLKRHGVSEENIDTAWVPGAFEIPLIAKKMAANVNYDAVITLGTVIRGSTPHFDYVCNEVAKGVAKVSTDTGKPVIFGVLTTETIEQAIERAGTKAGNKGADAAASAIEMANLVKAFEN, from the coding sequence ATGGGAAACGTATTTGTAGGTAATGTTGTAGGAACAGATTTAAAGGTTGGTATTGTTGTTGCTCGATTTAATGAATTCATTACAAATAAATTATTGGACGGAGCAATCGATACACTTAAAAGGCATGGTGTAAGTGAAGAAAATATTGATACAGCATGGGTACCAGGTGCATTCGAAATTCCATTAATTGCTAAGAAGATGGCAGCAAATGTGAATTATGATGCAGTTATTACGCTCGGAACAGTCATTCGTGGATCAACACCACATTTTGATTATGTATGTAATGAAGTCGCTAAAGGTGTTGCCAAAGTATCCACAGACACTGGCAAACCAGTCATATTCGGTGTGTTAACAACAGAGACAATTGAACAGGCAATCGAACGCGCAGGAACGAAGGCAGGAAATAAGGGAGCAGATGCTGCTGCATCTGCAATTGAAATGGCAAATTTAGTAAAAGCATTCGAGAATTAA